A window of the Pseudomonas furukawaii genome harbors these coding sequences:
- the dksA gene encoding RNA polymerase-binding protein DksA — translation MTPEQLLAQPADDYMNDVQQAFFRDLLETERDELRQRIDLGFHALREFESVSDDADIASREEQRQWQLRLLEREKRLLDKIDEALERLARGEYGWCEESGEPIGLRRLLLRPTATLCIEAKQRQEQRERHQRQA, via the coding sequence CTGACTCCTGAACAGCTCCTCGCACAGCCTGCCGACGACTACATGAATGACGTCCAGCAGGCGTTCTTTCGAGACCTGCTGGAAACCGAGCGGGACGAACTGCGGCAGCGCATCGATCTCGGCTTCCATGCCCTGCGGGAGTTCGAATCGGTCAGCGACGACGCTGACATCGCCAGCCGCGAGGAGCAGCGCCAATGGCAGCTGCGCCTGCTGGAGCGAGAGAAACGCTTGCTGGACAAGATCGACGAGGCGCTGGAGCGGCTGGCGCGCGGGGAATACGGCTGGTGCGAGGAAAGCGGCGAGCCCATCGGGCTGCGTCGCCTGCTGCTCCGTCCCACCGCCACCCTGTGCATAGAAGCCAAGCAGCGCCAGGAACAACGAGAGCGCCACCAACGCCAAGCCTGA
- the zigA gene encoding zinc metallochaperone GTPase ZigA produces the protein MDTRLPVTLLSGFLGAGKSTLLNHVLKNRDKLRVAVIVNDMSEINIDASEVQRDVSLNRAEERLVEMSNGCICCTLREDLLEEVSRLALEGRFDYLLIESTGISEPLPVAETFTFRDEQGRSLSDLARLDTLVTVVDGVNFLRDFHEAESLASRGETLGEEDERSITDLLIEQVEFADVLLISKIDLISSAEREELTAILKRLNPDAEVVPMVMGQVPLARILDTGRFDFERASQAPGWLKELRGEHVPETEEYGIASTAYRARRPFHPGRFHTFINQTWSNGRLLRSKGFFWLASRYREAGSWSQAGGLMRHGLAGRWWRFVPREHWPEDQDSLRTVMEHWRPEVGDCRQELVFIGQGIDFQRLTRDLDACLLDDEEMARGPEAWARLPDPFDAWTTEEAA, from the coding sequence ATGGACACCCGCCTTCCCGTCACCCTGCTTTCCGGCTTCCTCGGCGCCGGCAAGAGCACCCTGCTCAACCATGTGTTGAAGAATCGCGACAAGCTGCGCGTCGCCGTCATCGTCAACGACATGAGCGAAATCAACATCGATGCCAGCGAGGTGCAGCGAGACGTCAGCCTCAACCGCGCCGAAGAGCGCCTGGTGGAGATGAGCAACGGCTGCATCTGCTGCACCCTGCGGGAGGATCTGCTCGAGGAGGTCAGTCGCCTGGCCCTTGAAGGACGTTTCGACTACCTGCTGATCGAATCCACCGGAATATCCGAACCGCTGCCGGTGGCCGAGACCTTCACCTTCCGCGACGAGCAAGGCCGGAGCCTCTCCGACCTGGCGCGGCTGGATACCCTGGTCACCGTGGTGGATGGGGTGAACTTCCTGCGCGATTTTCACGAGGCCGAGAGCCTGGCCAGCCGTGGCGAGACCTTGGGGGAAGAGGACGAGCGCTCCATCACCGACCTCTTGATCGAGCAGGTGGAGTTCGCCGATGTGCTGCTCATCAGCAAGATCGACCTCATCTCCAGCGCCGAGCGTGAAGAGCTCACGGCCATCCTCAAGCGCCTCAATCCCGACGCCGAGGTGGTGCCCATGGTGATGGGCCAGGTGCCGCTGGCGCGCATCCTCGACACCGGCCGCTTCGACTTCGAGCGGGCCTCCCAGGCACCGGGCTGGCTCAAGGAGCTGCGCGGCGAGCATGTGCCGGAAACCGAGGAGTACGGGATCGCCTCCACCGCCTACCGCGCGCGCCGGCCCTTCCATCCCGGGCGCTTCCACACCTTCATCAACCAGACCTGGAGCAATGGCCGCCTGCTGCGTTCCAAGGGCTTCTTCTGGCTGGCCAGCCGCTACCGCGAAGCCGGTAGCTGGTCCCAGGCCGGCGGCCTCATGCGCCATGGCCTCGCCGGTCGCTGGTGGCGTTTCGTTCCCCGCGAACATTGGCCCGAGGATCAGGACAGCCTGCGGACGGTCATGGAGCACTGGAGGCCTGAGGTCGGCGACTGTCGCCAGGAACTGGTGTTCATCGGCCAGGGCATCGACTTCCAGCGGCTGACCCGCGATCTGGATGCCTGCCTGCTGGATGACGAGGAGATGGCGCGGGGGCCAGAGGCCTGGGCGCGGCTGCCCGATCCCTTCGATGCCTGGACCACCGAGGAGGCCGCCTGA